One Halolamina litorea genomic window carries:
- a CDS encoding sulfatase-like hydrolase/transferase yields the protein MSGENSPSVAVVVLDTLRADAFEEHFEWVPGVRYDNAWSTSHWTVPAHASLFTGRYGSEVGVHGKSKNLDCPDATLAERLQDAGWTTRGYSNNVHVSQWFDFDRGFEEFHHDSFSDDADFNWAEFIFEHRGDGASRYLDLLRQIRESDAPVLPTLWQGACIKLKDFGVLPKTDDETGIEAVTDWAESIAWNEHEFLFVNLMEVHGPYEAPESYRTVEPTQQDGIWSVVTGEQDADADHLRAAYSDCARYLSDSYHDLYPQLAEAFDVVITLADHGEAFGEYGGWEHTPGLWPAVTHVPLVVDVTGDAPTPIETECPVSLMDVHETVCAYTGIKTGRETHGRSLLGDHFDADYHLLETHGMLEKALVRLRNENVSEQTLNAFDVELHAIAGQDGYSFETYTDGIVDHNGGVSDAASVIEQLAADLEARDVEGSSDVPDRVEENLKDLGYV from the coding sequence ATGTCCGGAGAGAACTCGCCCAGCGTCGCAGTGGTCGTTTTAGATACGCTCCGCGCAGACGCATTCGAGGAACACTTCGAGTGGGTTCCCGGCGTCAGGTACGATAACGCGTGGTCAACTTCACACTGGACGGTCCCTGCCCATGCGTCCCTTTTCACCGGGCGATATGGAAGTGAAGTAGGCGTCCATGGGAAGAGCAAGAACCTCGACTGTCCCGACGCGACACTTGCCGAACGCCTCCAGGATGCAGGCTGGACAACACGTGGATACTCGAACAACGTCCATGTCTCGCAGTGGTTCGACTTTGATCGGGGGTTTGAGGAATTTCATCACGATTCCTTTAGCGACGATGCGGACTTCAACTGGGCAGAGTTCATCTTCGAACATCGAGGTGACGGGGCGAGTCGCTACTTGGACCTCCTCCGCCAAATACGTGAAAGCGATGCGCCGGTGCTTCCGACACTTTGGCAGGGTGCCTGTATCAAACTCAAGGACTTCGGCGTCCTTCCCAAGACGGACGACGAAACTGGTATCGAAGCCGTCACAGACTGGGCAGAGTCAATTGCGTGGAACGAACACGAGTTCCTCTTCGTGAACCTCATGGAGGTCCACGGGCCCTACGAAGCCCCTGAATCCTACCGGACAGTTGAGCCGACACAGCAGGACGGAATCTGGTCGGTAGTGACCGGCGAGCAAGACGCTGACGCTGACCATCTCCGTGCTGCGTACAGTGACTGCGCACGTTACCTTTCAGATTCCTACCATGATCTCTACCCGCAACTGGCCGAGGCGTTCGACGTCGTGATCACGCTCGCCGACCATGGTGAGGCGTTCGGCGAGTACGGCGGCTGGGAGCATACGCCCGGCCTTTGGCCAGCTGTGACGCACGTTCCCCTTGTCGTTGACGTGACCGGAGACGCACCCACACCGATAGAGACCGAGTGCCCCGTCTCACTTATGGACGTCCACGAAACTGTGTGTGCGTACACCGGAATCAAGACGGGCAGAGAGACGCACGGTCGCTCTCTTCTTGGCGACCACTTTGACGCCGACTACCACCTCCTAGAGACACACGGTATGCTGGAGAAGGCTCTTGTCCGTCTGCGCAACGAGAACGTATCCGAACAGACGCTCAACGCGTTTGACGTGGAGCTGCACGCAATCGCGGGACAGGACGGATACTCGTTCGAGACTTACACTGACGGCATCGTGGACCATAACGGCGGCGTCTCGGATGCTGCTTCCGTTATCGAACAACTCGCGGCAGATCTCGAAGCGCGTGACGTTGAGGGGAGCTCGGATGTCCCTGACCGCGTTGAGGAGAACCTGAAGGACCTTGGCTACGTATGA
- a CDS encoding glycosyltransferase, which produces MNTPHPLAVSVVAPVYNDPEGIADTLDALVVQIHDDHEILVVDNGSTDDTRDVIRNYTQDHENVHLLVEDEIQSSYAARNKGIRHADGDVLGFIDADETVGDDWLETALRAMDEQDADYLGCNVELTLPQDTIVGRYNARTGFPVEQYLETEHYAPTCALLVRREVFEEVGTFDARLISGGDREFGERVHEAGYEQGYAEDAVVYHPARTSFEALAKKNVRVGRGFCQKQRYYPDRFGKPGIPPTPSGPGDDDEDAPDSAFTRLAFAFLSIAMLACRGLGYYYEFLLGEKREDVPGPTR; this is translated from the coding sequence ATGAATACGCCCCACCCTCTCGCGGTGTCTGTCGTTGCCCCCGTCTACAACGATCCTGAAGGCATCGCCGACACGCTTGACGCGCTGGTCGTCCAGATCCACGACGACCACGAAATCCTCGTCGTCGACAATGGCTCCACCGACGACACCCGCGACGTAATCCGGAACTACACCCAAGACCACGAAAATGTCCACCTCCTCGTCGAAGACGAGATCCAGAGCTCCTACGCCGCCCGAAACAAGGGCATCCGGCACGCCGACGGCGACGTACTCGGCTTTATCGACGCCGACGAGACCGTCGGCGACGACTGGCTCGAAACCGCCCTTCGGGCCATGGACGAACAGGATGCCGACTATCTCGGCTGCAACGTCGAGCTCACGCTCCCCCAGGACACGATCGTCGGTCGGTACAACGCCCGAACAGGGTTCCCCGTGGAGCAGTACCTCGAAACCGAACACTACGCACCCACGTGCGCGCTGCTCGTACGCCGCGAAGTCTTTGAGGAGGTGGGGACGTTCGACGCTCGACTCATCTCCGGCGGCGACCGGGAGTTCGGCGAGCGCGTCCACGAGGCCGGCTACGAGCAGGGGTACGCCGAGGACGCCGTGGTCTACCATCCAGCGAGAACCTCCTTCGAGGCGCTAGCAAAGAAGAACGTCCGCGTCGGCCGCGGCTTCTGTCAGAAGCAGCGCTACTACCCCGACCGGTTCGGCAAGCCTGGTATTCCGCCGACCCCCAGCGGCCCCGGCGACGACGACGAAGACGCTCCCGACTCCGCGTTCACCCGCCTCGCGTTCGCGTTTCTCTCGATCGCAATGCTCGCCTGTCGAGGCCTAGGCTACTACTACGAATTCCTCCTCGGCGAGAAACGTGAGGACGTGCCAGGGCCTACGCGTTAG
- the aglG gene encoding glucosyl-dolichyl phosphate glucuronosyltransferase, whose amino-acid sequence MKVSVVVCTYSMDRYEVFCDAVDSVLEQTYEPLEVVLVVDGNKTVHEHVQEEYGGVENVVIHNNDENHGISYSRTKGAELASGEIVAFIDDDATAEPGWVEQLVAVYEDTNAIAVGGDVKPDWQTDRPDFFPEEFYWLVGVVEPGFAEDGEEVRNTYGSNISYRREEFLEVGGYDPNTGRKGDRHLQAHEAPVGIRLLETYGQGMLFTEDAVVHHKLFEYRGEFDWLVSRSFWQGYSKRVMDLLYPDAPDDKSAYLRQLLTERVPGRVKGLVRRPSIPAVKQLLAIFVFTGAVGLGYLYAILTPNVVKKANA is encoded by the coding sequence ATGAAGGTCTCCGTGGTGGTCTGCACGTACTCGATGGATCGGTACGAGGTGTTCTGCGATGCTGTCGATAGCGTGCTTGAGCAGACTTACGAGCCGCTAGAGGTCGTGTTGGTCGTCGACGGTAACAAAACCGTCCATGAGCACGTGCAAGAGGAGTACGGCGGCGTTGAGAACGTCGTTATCCACAACAATGACGAGAACCACGGTATCTCCTACAGCAGGACAAAGGGTGCTGAGCTCGCGTCCGGGGAAATCGTCGCGTTCATCGACGATGATGCGACCGCGGAACCGGGCTGGGTAGAGCAGCTCGTTGCGGTGTACGAGGACACCAACGCCATCGCCGTTGGTGGTGACGTAAAGCCAGACTGGCAGACCGATCGACCAGACTTCTTTCCCGAGGAGTTCTACTGGCTCGTCGGCGTCGTCGAACCAGGGTTCGCGGAGGACGGTGAGGAAGTACGGAACACGTACGGCTCGAACATCTCTTACCGGCGCGAGGAGTTCTTAGAGGTCGGGGGGTACGACCCGAACACCGGCCGGAAAGGTGATCGACACCTGCAGGCCCACGAAGCACCGGTCGGAATCCGGCTGCTGGAGACGTACGGCCAGGGGATGCTGTTCACCGAGGACGCGGTCGTCCACCACAAGCTGTTCGAGTACCGTGGGGAGTTCGACTGGCTGGTCTCCCGATCGTTCTGGCAGGGCTACTCCAAGCGCGTGATGGACCTACTCTACCCGGACGCGCCGGACGACAAGAGCGCGTACCTGAGGCAGTTGCTGACGGAGCGTGTCCCGGGCCGGGTGAAAGGACTGGTTCGCCGACCATCGATCCCGGCAGTGAAGCAACTACTGGCAATCTTTGTGTTCACTGGAGCGGTGGGGCTGGGATATCTGTACGCGATTCTGACTCCAAACGTGGTCAAGAAGGCTAACGCGTAG